The following is a genomic window from Amycolatopsis sp. BJA-103.
CCGCCCGCGATCACCAGGCCGCCGAGGTAGGCGCCGATCGAGTTCGCGATGTTGAACGCCGACTGCACGGCCGCGGAGACCAGCGACGGCGTCCCACCGGCCTTCTCCATGATCCGGGCCTGCATCATCGGGCCGATCATGAAACCGGCGAGGCCGACGAAGAAGATCGTCACCGCCGCGCCGACCTTCCCGTTCGCGGTGAAGGTGAAGATCGCCAGCACCGTGGCGAGTCCGGACAGCGAGACGTAGAGGCTCGGCATCAGCGCCTTGTCGGCGAGCCTGCCGCCGAGGTAGTTGCCGATCGTCATGCCGACCCCGGCCAGCGAGAGCAGCAGAGTGACGTCCGACGGCGAGTAGCCGGTGACGTCGGTCAGCATCGGCGCGATGTAGGACAGGCAGGCGAACACGCCGCCCAGGCCGAAGGTGACGATCGCGAGCGCGAGCCACACCTGCGGACGGCGGAAGGCGCCGAGTTCGCCGCGCAGCGACGGCTCGACCGGTTTGCCCTGGTGGGGGACCAGTTTCGCGATCGCGGCCATGGCGACCAGGCCGATCACCGCGACGACGCCGAAGGTCGCGCGCCAGCCGACCTTCTGGCCGAGCAGCGTCCCCAGCGGGACGCCGACGACGTTGGCCAGGGTCAGGCCCATGAACATCATCGAGACGGCCTTGGCGCGTTCGCCCGGCTTGGCCAGGCTGGACGCGACGACCGCGCCGGCGCCGAAGAACGCGCCGTGCGGCAGGCCGGCGAGGAAACGGAAGGCGACGCCGAACTCCTGGTTCGGCGACAGTGCGAAGAGGACGTTGCCGAGCGTGAACAGCCCCATCATCGCCAGCAGCATGGTCTTGCGCGGCAGCCGGACGGCGACCGCGGTGAGCAGCGGGGCGCCGACCACGACGCCGAGGGCGTAACCGGAGATCAGGTAGCCGGCGGACGGGATCGACACGCCGAAATCGGCGGCGGCTTCGGGCAGCACGCCCATCATGACGAATTCGGTGGTCCCGATGCCGAAGGCACCGATGGCGAGCGCGAGCAGCGCGACGGGCACGGCTCTCCCTTCGAGGGTCGTACGTGAGTAAACGATTACTCGCCCACCGTCGCGGATGGGCAACTGAATCGATTTAGGTCTCGGACACAAAAGAAGACAGCGCGTTCGGCCCCGACGTCGACGAGCTGTCCTGCGTCCAGTTCAACGGATCACGGGGGCTTTTGTCATCCCGGTTTCGGGTGAGGCTGCCCACCCTCAGCGGCGGGCGGCGAGCACTCCCTGGAGGAGGCCGGGGAAGAGCTCGTCGAGATCGTTGTGGCGCAAGGAGTTGTAGCGCGCGGTGCCCTGCTGGCGGCCCATGATGATGCCCGCTTCGCGCAGGGTGCGCAGGTGATGGGTGAGTGTGGACTTGGTCACGGCGACGTCGAAACCGCTGCACGAGATCTCGGTGCCGGGTTCGGCCAGCTGGCGGACCATGTCGAGCCGCACCGGGTCGGCGAGTGCGGAGAGGACCGCCTCGATCCGGATCTCGTCCTGCCCGGGGTAGACGTACTGCGGGGTCGTGGTCGCGGCCATCCGTCCATAGTACGACGCCCCTCGAACTTCCCGCGAGTTCGTAGTACGGTCTCCATCGAACTACGACAACCATCGAACAACGACCCCCACGCGCCTTTAGCGGGCTAAACGCGATCCGGCGCCGGCCGGGTGTCCCGCGACCCAGGTCGACTTTCGCGGGCTAATCGCGATCCGGGCGGCACCTGGGCGACCGGGGCCCGGAGCGACTTCCGCCCCCTAATCGCGATCTCGGCCGGGAGCGGGACCGGGCGCAAAAGGGGGTCTGGAGCTGGGGAGTCATGACTTTCGCACCACCCAGGACCGCGGTGCTGGCGCTCGGCACCTTCGCGGTCGGCACCAGTGGCTACGTCGTCGCCGGGCTGCTGCCCGCGCTGACCGGTGAGCTCGGGGTCTCCGAGACCGCCGCCGCACAGCTGGTCACCGCCTTCGCCATCGCGTACGCCGTCGGCTCACCGCTGTTCGCCGCGGTCACGGGCCGCTGGGAACGGCGGACGCTCCTGGTCGCCGCCCTCGTCGTCACCGCCATCGGCAACGCCCTCGCCGCCCTCGCGCCCGGCTACGTGACCCTGCTCCTCGCGCGGGTCGTCACCGCCATCGGCGCGGCGGTCTTCACCCCGGCCGCGAGCGCCGTCGCCGCCGAACTCACCTCGCCGGAACGCCGGGGCCGCGCGGTCGCGCTCGTCTTCGGCGGCCTGACCATCGCGACGATCCTGGGCGTCCCGCTCGGCAGCGTGCTTTCGCAGAGCGTCGGCTACCAGGCCGTCTTCGGGCTCGTCGCGGCCTTCTCGCTTCTCGGCGCCTTCGCGGTCCGGATGGTCTTGCCCGCCGTCCCGGCGCCGCCTCCGGTTCGCCTGGCCGAACGGTTCACCGTCGCCAAGGACCCGCGCGTCCTCGCCATGCTCGGCGCGACCGTGCTCGGCTGCCTCGCCGCGTTCTCCGTCTACACCTTCATCTCGCCGGTCCTGTCCGCCACGGCGGGCGTCCACGGCACGACGGTCAGCCTGCTGCTGTTCGTCTACGGCGCCGGCGGCGCGCTCGGCAACGTCCTCGGCGGCCGCGCGACCGACCGCTGGGGCGCCAGGGGCCCGCTGCTGGTCGTGTTTGCCGGGATCACCGTGGTCCTCGCGCTGTTGCCGCTGGTGGCGACCAGCATCGCGGGCGCGGCCGTCGTGCTGTTCCTCTGGGGACTGGCCACCTGGTCGATCAACCCGCCGATCCAGCACCGCCTGATCGAACTCTCCAGCCAGAACGCCGGTCTCGTCCTCTCCCTCAACGCGTCCGCCATCTATCTCGGCGTCGGCCTCTCCGGCCTGGTCGGGGGAGCGGTGCTCAGCGGCGGCGGACCGCTCCTGCTGCCCGAGATCGCGGCGGTACTGACCGCGATCGCCGCTCTCGTGGTCGTGGCGGGCTGGCGAAGCCGCGTGAGGCAGCCCGCTTTGGCCGAGTGACGCCTAATCGCCGCGGGACTGGACCACGCAATCAGGACCGGGGAAGACCAGTCCTTCGTGCCCGTCGGTGAACCGGACGAGATACGGCGGGCCACCGTGTTCGCCGCGTACTTCGAGGATTTCGCCGCGCTGTCCAACGGATCCCACCGTGCGCCCGTGCACGTGGATCTCGTCTCCGACGGTCGCCTGCATGACTACCACCTCCGAGGCTTCAAGGTTAGGAGTGCCGGAGGTGATCCCGCTACAGTGTGGGCATGATCCTCGAAATCCTTGGAGGCGCGACGCCTCACGGCCGGTGAGCCCGTCGATCCGGGTCCGCACACCGTCGGAACTGCGTGCGGCCAGAAGAAGGAAAACCCACTCCTGCTGGGGACATCTCGTCGCGGCACCGCTGTGGCCGCTGCACGGCGCGAATCTCGGCACCCTTTTGCGAACCTGTGACGCGGTGGGCGCCTGCCTCGCCGTGCCGAGGTTTCCGTGGGTGCCGGAGGCACTGCGCCGCGGGAACACGTTGCGGCGCCCGGCTTGTGTGCACTGGGTCCACGACCCGCCGGGCTGGCTGACGCGGGAGCGGGCGGCGGGCACGGCGATCGTCGGTGTCGAACTGGCCGACGAAGCCGTGCGCCTCGCCGATCTCCCGTCCGCACGGGGCCGGACGATCGTCGTGCTGGGCCACGAGCAACAGGGCATTCCGCCGGAAGCGCTCGATCTGCTCGACACCGTCGTCGAAATCCCGATGGTGGGCATCGGGGCGAGCCTCAACGTCGCCGTCGCGGGCAGTCTCGTGTTGTACAAAATGGCGGGCCTGCTGTGACCGTCGCCGATAAGCTGCCCGGATGACCGACGTGCTCGACACAGTGGCGGGGAAGAGCGGCGAATTGGTGCTTCGCCGGGCCGGGAACGATTTCGAGGTCATCGCCAACGGCGTCTTCCTGATGGACACCCGGAACGGGGAATCCGAACGGCTGCTCGTCTCGGTGGCGGCCGATCTGGTGCCGGGCAAGGCGCGCATGCTAATCGGCGGCCTCGGCGTCGGCTATTCGCTGCGCGCCGCGCTGGATCACCCCGGCGTCGGCGAGATCGTGGTCGTCGAGCGCGAAGCCGCGGTGATCGGCTGGAACCGCGAGGGCCCGCTCAAGGACGTCCACGACGACGCCCTTTCCGACGAGCGGGTCACCGTCGTCGAGGCCGATCTGGTGAAGTGGTTGCGCCGGACGGAGGAGCGGTTCGACGCGCTGTGCCTGGACATCGACAACGGTCCTGAGTGGACGGTCACCGACGGCAACGCGAAGCTGTACCGGAGCGACGGGCTCGACATGCTCGCCGCGCGGCTGCGGCCCGGCGGCGTGCTCGCGGTGTGGAGCGCCGAGTCGGCGCCGTCGTTCGCGAGGCGGCTGCGAGCGCGGTTCAGTGAAGTGCGGGAGCTGAAGATCCCGGTGCCGCAAGGCGAACCGGACGTCCTGTGGTTCGCGCGGGCGTAGCGGACGCCGCGCGCGTCAACGCCCGCTGGTGTGACACGGTCTGCCGGGCACACGGATTCGCGGGGACCTTCACCCCTCACGTCTGGAAGTCGGCGCGCCGGACGCCACCGCTGTACCCGGACGCGGTGACCCTGACGCCGGACGCGACGGCGCCGGAAGTGCTGGAAGGGATCGACACTTCGCCGGGCTGTTCGGTGAAGGACAGCCTCGGCTGCCTCGATCTTTCGCAAGCGGGTTTCGCGGTGCTCTTCGAAGCCACGTGGATCGCCTGTCCGGCTCAGGCGCCCCTCGAACCGGGCTGGTCGCGGGACGATGACCGGTTCGGCGATCCGTCCGTCGCGGTGTGGTCCGACGGTGTCTCGGAGGTGACGGCCAACCGTGACGGCGACTTCGCCGGACTGTCCAATTTGTACACTCGCGGCGCTCTCGACGACGCCTGGCGTGGCGCGACCTCGGCCGTCGCGGCGAGTTTCCCCGGTTCGCCGATCACCGGCTACGAACGCGGCGACGATCTCGACGCGGCCCTGCGGAACGGCTACACGGCACTCGGGCCGCTGCGGGTGTGGCTGAAATGATGCCCGGATGGAGATCACGACCTGGCACCTCGAACAGACCTCGCCGGACGACCTGAGCGCGGCGAAACCGCCCGCCGTCCCGGTGACGGTCACCCGCGCCGAGCTGGTCAGCCCCGAGCTGAACCGCTACCTCTACTCCGCCGTCGGCGGCGACTGGTTCTGGATCGACAGGCTCGGCTGGACGTGGTCGCAGTGGATCGAGTGGCTGGACAGGCCGGGCGTCGAGACCTGGGTCGCGTATGCGCAGGGAACGCCGTGCGGTTACTTCGAACTCGACGGCAGCGGCGACGGTGACGTCGAACTGGCGTACTTCGGCCTGATGTCGTCCTTCGTCGGGAAGGGCATCGGAGGGCACCTGCTCACCGTCGCGCTCCGGGAGGCATGGGCGCTCGCGGAGCGCTGGCCAGGCAAGACGCCGACGCGTCGCGTGACCGTCCACACCTGCACCACCGACGGCCCCGCCGCGCTCAAGAACTACCAGGCTCGCGGCTTCCGGCTGTTCCGCACCGAAACCGAGCAGGCCGAACTGCCTGCGGAGACGCCGGGGCCGTGGCCGGGAGCCGCGAAGAAGTAGCTACTTCGCGGGCGCCCTGGCAGCGGCCTTCGCCGCCTTCTTGAACGCCCGCACCTCGCCGAGGGTCTTCGTGTCGACGACGTCGGCGATCGAACGCCGGGAGCCGCGGTCGCCGTAGGAGCCGGTGGCCGCGCGCCAGCCCTTCGGCTGCACGCCGAGCTGTTTGCCGAGCAGCGCGAGGAAGATCGCGGCCTTCTGATCGCCGTAGCCGGGCAGCGCCTTGAGCCG
Proteins encoded in this region:
- a CDS encoding MFS transporter, with product MPVALLALAIGAFGIGTTEFVMMGVLPEAAADFGVSIPSAGYLISGYALGVVVGAPLLTAVAVRLPRKTMLLAMMGLFTLGNVLFALSPNQEFGVAFRFLAGLPHGAFFGAGAVVASSLAKPGERAKAVSMMFMGLTLANVVGVPLGTLLGQKVGWRATFGVVAVIGLVAMAAIAKLVPHQGKPVEPSLRGELGAFRRPQVWLALAIVTFGLGGVFACLSYIAPMLTDVTGYSPSDVTLLLSLAGVGMTIGNYLGGRLADKALMPSLYVSLSGLATVLAIFTFTANGKVGAAVTIFFVGLAGFMIGPMMQARIMEKAGGTPSLVSAAVQSAFNIANSIGAYLGGLVIAGGLGLVAPNWVGASLAVLGLSLAVVSGGLDRREARLTPAMAS
- a CDS encoding ArsR/SmtB family transcription factor, whose product is MAATTTPQYVYPGQDEIRIEAVLSALADPVRLDMVRQLAEPGTEISCSGFDVAVTKSTLTHHLRTLREAGIIMGRQQGTARYNSLRHNDLDELFPGLLQGVLAARR
- a CDS encoding MFS transporter — protein: MTFAPPRTAVLALGTFAVGTSGYVVAGLLPALTGELGVSETAAAQLVTAFAIAYAVGSPLFAAVTGRWERRTLLVAALVVTAIGNALAALAPGYVTLLLARVVTAIGAAVFTPAASAVAAELTSPERRGRAVALVFGGLTIATILGVPLGSVLSQSVGYQAVFGLVAAFSLLGAFAVRMVLPAVPAPPPVRLAERFTVAKDPRVLAMLGATVLGCLAAFSVYTFISPVLSATAGVHGTTVSLLLFVYGAGGALGNVLGGRATDRWGARGPLLVVFAGITVVLALLPLVATSIAGAAVVLFLWGLATWSINPPIQHRLIELSSQNAGLVLSLNASAIYLGVGLSGLVGGAVLSGGGPLLLPEIAAVLTAIAALVVVAGWRSRVRQPALAE
- a CDS encoding DUF1918 domain-containing protein, which gives rise to MQATVGDEIHVHGRTVGSVGQRGEILEVRGEHGGPPYLVRFTDGHEGLVFPGPDCVVQSRGD
- a CDS encoding TrmH family RNA methyltransferase, with the translated sequence MSPSIRVRTPSELRAARRRKTHSCWGHLVAAPLWPLHGANLGTLLRTCDAVGACLAVPRFPWVPEALRRGNTLRRPACVHWVHDPPGWLTRERAAGTAIVGVELADEAVRLADLPSARGRTIVVLGHEQQGIPPEALDLLDTVVEIPMVGIGASLNVAVAGSLVLYKMAGLL
- a CDS encoding spermidine synthase, producing the protein MTDVLDTVAGKSGELVLRRAGNDFEVIANGVFLMDTRNGESERLLVSVAADLVPGKARMLIGGLGVGYSLRAALDHPGVGEIVVVEREAAVIGWNREGPLKDVHDDALSDERVTVVEADLVKWLRRTEERFDALCLDIDNGPEWTVTDGNAKLYRSDGLDMLAARLRPGGVLAVWSAESAPSFARRLRARFSEVRELKIPVPQGEPDVLWFARA
- a CDS encoding GNAT family N-acetyltransferase, which translates into the protein MEITTWHLEQTSPDDLSAAKPPAVPVTVTRAELVSPELNRYLYSAVGGDWFWIDRLGWTWSQWIEWLDRPGVETWVAYAQGTPCGYFELDGSGDGDVELAYFGLMSSFVGKGIGGHLLTVALREAWALAERWPGKTPTRRVTVHTCTTDGPAALKNYQARGFRLFRTETEQAELPAETPGPWPGAAKK